The Micromonas commoda chromosome 17, complete sequence genome includes the window ATAGATCAAGAAATATGGAAGCTCTTCTTGCATTACTAGCTTTAGTCATCCAGAACACGGCTCTGGTCATCCTGTTAAAATTATCTTTCCGGGATGGCGCGGAGCCTTACGATCCGAGCACAGTCGTTCTCAACGTGGAGATCGTCAAATTGTTTGTTTGTTCTTTGACCCTTTGGCGGCACTCTGCGGACCTCCTCTTGCGTGCTTTTGGGGAAATACCGGGTCAGCATTTGTTACTCGTTCCATCTGTTCTCTATGTTCTGCAAAACAACCTTCTTTTTTGGGGGGCACAGCGCTTGTCGCCGATCGTTTACATCGTCTGTTCGCAAATGAAAATATTCACAACCGCGCTTGTAAGTCGAATTCTGTTGGGAACAACGCTTTCCACCACACAATATTGGTCACTTGTTTTTCTTGTTATTGGCATAATAATCGTGCAAGGGGAGGGTCTAAAGAAGCGGGATCAATCTGTTGGTCCTGGTTTCGACAGCTTTGTTGGTGTAGCGGCCGTTTTGCTTGCTTCGCTCACCTCAGGCACAGCTGGTGTAGTGCTGGAAAAAGTTTATAAGGCAGGACAGCGCAATTCGAACGGCTCAGGAAGTGCAGTTTGGGCCCGGAATATTCAGCTGAGCATCGTGTCCTTACCGTTCGCTTTCGTCGGCACTCTGTTTCAGGATGCCAGGAGCGGGCAGTTCTGGACAGGATATGATTCAGTTGTAGTGAGTGTGATTTTGCTGCAAGCTATTGGCGGCATAATTATCGGCTTTGTTTTGAAGTATGCCAACAACGTTTCGAAGTGCCTGGCAATATCTGTATCGATTTGTTGTTGTGCTGTATACTCCGTCGCGAGAAGAGACGTCCAGTTAACCGCATCATTAGTTCTTGGTTTGCTGATCGTTAGCGTTTCGGTTTTCGCGTATTCTCTCAGTCCAAGTGGTGATGAAACCAGGGAGCAAGAAACACAGATTGGACAACCTTTAAAAGTGTTCGGAAGAAGCTCCGCACCTCTCAAGTAGTTGAATCCTTTCATTCGATAACACGATCATCACGAGAACGCGCGTTGCGCTACATTTTTCACATGAAGCTTCTGTTGTGGGAAATATGTAAGGTTGTTGAGTCGTCTCCCACACACACAATAATACGTGTTCATAAGCCCATGTCAATACCTTCGACGGATAAGACGCGTCATCGTCAACGTGATTGTCCCAGAGGAAGAAACTTGAGCACACCGGCAATACAGTTTTGGGATAGCAAGGCCAAAGCTGAAGACAGCGAGCAACGCCTGACAGACAAGAATGTGCACCCTAACGAACATGCCGTTGTCAactaccttcgaaggtacttCATTGTAAAATACCACGATCAAGTACATTTGAAAAGATGTGCGAAGAACAACTGTGGTCACCAGGTGTGCGCCGTCAAAAGCGGTGTAAAGGAAGCCGCACTTTCTtggacggcgccgaagcAACAAGAACAACGTGTCCAGCTCCACAATTCCAGCAAGAGTCGTGAACTTTGAGTGGCGACAGTCAAGGAGTGGCCTCGTGAGGAATATCAATGTAACAATGTGGTGGATTACTATCCGAATCCGGTGGGCGGGGATGCAACTCGGTCGACGTGGTATCCAGGTCAAATCACACACTGCCGTGAGAAAAGGTGCTGAAACTTTATTCCCACCACCACCTGCTTGTCGATCGTGGTCAGGATGGGCTGGATGGCCTCGATGCTGTCCACGAGGCGCGCAGACATCCTCTTGTTCTGCTTCACGCAttccatcgcggcgctgcatTTCTTGACAACGCCGAGGATGCTGTCTACGGGGTTGAGGTACTGGgacatcgcgacgacgcgcctgCAAGATCCAATTTTGTCGGGATTTCAGACACGCGCACCCAAccgctcgggctcggcgagcgGGACTGGCACCGGCGGACTCGGGAACGTCACGTGCCGGTCAGAAACGGCTGCAGCGACCGAGTCAGCACGCGGATGCGTGCGCGGGGTGGCGCAACCCGGGTCTGTCCGGCGGCTTCCGCATGTTTGAGAGCTCGTGATCGCTCGCTCGATAGACAGAATCAGACGAGTCAGAATCTGAGATTTCCAAAATACGTTTAAGAAAAGCTGCTAGGAAATATTTTCATGTACTTTGTGTGCACGGCTCATGTCCACACCATGACACGAGATGAGTGACGCAACGCGTAAACGCCCTGATAGGTCTGAAGTCGTGAAACGTAGAAAAACTTGAGATGGACAGTCGTCAAAGTCAAGTCTACCCGGGATACTCGTTGCACACCATCGTCAAGTTCCTTTTCGCGAAGGAACTTGATCGGCTGGTTGAGAACGTTTCAAACAAGTCAACAAGGTTAGTAGATGCCAATACGCACAAAATCTACTCAGCTGTACACTGCGGCTGAATGCCGCCATATTCATCCGCACAATGCCAACATATTGCTCACCTGCTGTCTCTCAAGAGGCGGATAGTTTAGACGTCCCCCACCATCACGGAGGGAGGTACCATTGCCCTGTGGGCCCTCTTCCTCTCGTAATATGCACCCGATTGATCAACTGAAGGTACTGCGCACACCTTGCATGATAATATACTACCGCGATTTTGGTTCGCGCATGTCCCCAGCTCTTAAATTCCTTTGGCCTGAAGCCACTGGTCATATGAGCATGTGCTGTTCAGCTCAGAGTTCCAGAATGGCAGCCCAAAGTCGCATCCGTGATTATGACGAATGACGTCGTGCATCGGCAGCCCGGCCTGTTTCCTGTTGCGGAGCACAACTTCTGGCAGCAAGCCCCACGTGTCGGGGGTTGGTGAAGCATACGTCTTGAGCCCCATCAGCTTGGCAACGATCGAAACCACAGACTGGTCACTTTGATGATTGTACGGTATTGGGTTGCCGCTGAATTCAAAGTAATCTGTCCCAAGAGTTGATGGCGCCTGCGTTCTGACCCACGCCGTCGGCACTGCCGCAGAGCTCCAGATGTCCAGAAACTGCCGCCCGAAATGATCATTACTCACCAACATGTACCCTGCCACCGCAGTGTTTGTGTAGGCGAAGTCTAGGGTGTCCCCCCCCAGCGAAATCATGGTGTCTCGCTTAGTGGTTTCCACATCCATGATGCCGTTTTCAAAGATGATGACGCTGCGGGCCTTGGCAGCACAAAAGTAGTTCGTAGGATCTTGGATGAAGACAGAGTCACTGTCGACCCAGAACAGGACGTCGTTTGGACCCGCCCTGTCCAGCTCAAACCTCAGCAAAAAGGGTTTCCAGACCCAGTTCCCAATGCCAGTTGGAAACTTGTCCATCCAATCTTCCAGAAAGGCGATGCCGGCCTCCTTCGTGGTCTGCCGGTTGTGAATGATGAATGTGTCAATTCCAAAATTCCCGCAGGACTCCTTTAGTCTTTGAGCCAGTTGCCATCTTGAGCTCCCCTCGGCATATGTCACAACAATTTTACGCCCATATCCGTATTGAGCATCCCACTGACAATTGCCCTCGCCCCCTTGGTCGTTTTCATACACGTACTTCCAATAGAATGAGTTGTACTGGTGGATGTGCCTCATATGGGGGGCGCACGGCTTGTGCTGCAGCCGACAGTGCTTCTCGTGGGGGACGTCCAAACCGCCCAATTGGGGGCACCCCCGGTTCACCGTCGAAAAGCGTAGTGTCTCATTGCCAATGAAAGCGGGCAGCACACCATCCGCGGCATTGGGCAACACAGTGGCCGTGGGTGGCACAGCATTCTTGGGCAGCACagcggtcgccggcgccgcacTTGCCGTGGGCGACACACTGGTCATGAGCACAGCAGTAGGCGGCTCTGCAGCGGCCTGTTTGCTTGCATGTTGTGTACTCGCATCCTCGCTCCGATGACTGTCACGAAACGACTCACGCTCATGCACCAAGCCGATACATCGTGGCGAAGCTGATGGCAGGTGTACGTAGGAAAGATAGTCTGTCGAAAGCACAGTCAGGGCAACACCCACGGCAAGGCCAAAGAAAAACTGCACTAAATTGTTCGAGGTGCCTCGGTGGAGCATCCAGTTAAGGAAGCTGATGGACGGCGTGGTGGTACCGAGTGGGTGGTATATATGCGACTGTCTGTAATTTTGTTGGCGACTTGGGTTGCCGAAGGACGTCGTGTTCTTGACGTGATGGCCGTTTCTTCCCTTCAAAAACACGAATATGCCACGGGACTTTGTGATCAATTTGATTGGGCAAGGCCGGTGATGAGTAGCAAATTCGGGCTAAATTACGCTAAATTTGAACCGCCATTCAAGGTTTAAATGTTGCATATTAACAAGCAAATTTAGCCGGCGGGCGAATATCAAGTAGTACAGCAGGATTGTTAAATTTTTAGCTAAAACGGACCATCTCTGGTGATATGTAGCAAGAGGCAAGGTGTCATACTAATTGCCTATACGGAGCTCTTTTTTTGCGGCCGAATTTACGCCCCGTCAGCGAATAGCAGCTTCGCTAAATTTGGGGCTAAATTAATATGGGACAAATCGACGGTCTGCGACTCAAGAGAATTTAGCAAACGACTGCAAAAACTACTTTTCTTTGGGCTAAATTTCATGAAATTTACGCCGACCCGCACCGCATGTAATAAATTCGTTCGTAAACCAAAAATGATGCGGGACGAAACAGACCCAAAATCACGGTTCAAATTTAGCCTGACCTGCTATTCACTGCCCTAAAACACTTGACTTATTAATTTTATGATATGGCAATAATTTCAACGAAATAAATAATAAAACGAATGAACGAAAGTACTTTGTACATATTGttccgtcgtcgttcgtacTTTAATCTTTAATAATTATGATATTAATATTCGGCTAGCCGAAGGCTGCCGATCATTACACGACCCCAACTTACGAaaatgtaacaatcacctggtatcgtttatcaaggTCGAAGGTTTATTCGTCTCATACATTGTCCACATTATTTTTGACatcattaaatcaagaacgtaTGTAGGCGCAGGTCTAGCGCTACGTACATAGTTGTCCACATTTTCTACACcgttaaatcaagaacgacgGTCTATCCGTCTCATACATTGTTGACATTTTTGCATTTTTAGCTCGAGAATCTTGAGTCAGTGTCCcatatagttgtcacacGATGTTTACTCATATAAACGGGTATTTAAATAGGGTTGAAAAATACAGATGTATTTCAAGCCTTACTTATTATTAATACGAACGATGTTAAACTATCTACGTATACGACAGTAATATTAGTAATATCATGTATGCATGTGTATAAATATACATACGTATACGAATGCCTCATCGGCTAGCCGACCACCCACAGGACGAACGATTCACACCTCATCAGGCATGCTGAATGGAACCGATTCGAACCGACCGCAGTCAAGGTTGCGACGTGATGTTTTCTTCAGAACCGATTTTGAGATTTGCGAACCGATTCGAACCGACCGATCAACGCGCGGTTTCAAATATAACCTACCTTTCGGGCCGAAGGGTGCCGAAATTTTTCACCCACGGCACCCCGGTCAAAAGTCCAGCGCGTTCTCGTCTTTGTCGAATGTGGTGACtagtcgcgcgcgcgtgcacgcagccacgccgccgtcgactaGGGATTAGAGGCTCATCCGCCTGTGATCCCCCGTCTATGGTCGACACCCGCTCATCGCCCCGAGTAGGACACATGCGCGCCTCTccttcgagcgcgcgcacccCTGCTCAGCCCGTACGCCGTGCAGCATGCGCCCATAACGCATCTCCCCAGAGCCCCGCGGCACGCGCCTCGCTGGTAGCGCGAgtgggggcgggggcggcgtcgcctgcgcggcggcgtaggGTGCTGTCGaagcggagggcgcgcgcgcccctccccccgagcgcgtcgtggtATCCATTTCCGCGCAACGCACAGTGTGCGTACCGTGGCAACGGTCCCCATCGGTCCATCGGTTTCCTCGTCGGTGAACCGCGTCGGAGCGTGCGAATTTTGGTGAAAATGTACACAGGCTTTTCAGTCTGAAAGTTTTGCAATTAAAACCGCATCCGAGACTTTATTTTCTCAATGATTTTcttcatcatcatcatcataTCCAAATAAATAAACATGTATGTTattatacgaaggtatgtATTTAAGTGAACACTAGGAATAAtggggcggacgccgccgcaggcGATGTCCCGCCCGATGCGCATCTTGAGAGTCGTCAGAATTCGAGCGACGTACGTACTCGCCAGATTAAAGAAGGGGAGAACGTTCCATCGTGTTTTTTCTTTCCCAGCTCTTGTTCTGCTGCTCTTTTCTTTTCTTCGCGAAGGCATTCTTGACCACGCCAAAGTTCATTGGCGGCTCGCCCCTGATTCAGAGGCTTTGCGGCGGCAACAATTTCGATTTCTGCGAGATACGATGTACACATTCAAGATTCCAGGTTACTCTCCCGCACTTGGCACATTGCACCACCAAGATCGCTGTGCTCCTGCGTGCAGGAATGAGCTATCAAGAGCCAACCTGGAAAAGTTTGTGGGTTCTTCAAAATCTTGCAAGAACAAAAAATACCTGTCCAAGGTTATGGACGTGGTTTACAACCCTGGTGCCAAGAGATCTCTCGCAGTTGTCATTCCGCATCTCGGGAGAAATGGAACGGACAAATTAGCCTTGTTTCGGGACACGTCGAAGATCTGCCAGGAGTCCACAGATGCAGGCCTCTTCTTCCTGAGTTTTCAGGAGGATACACCAGTTCAGAGCGGACTCACGTCATGTTTCCAAACAATAAATCGCGCCATAGTGCGACGGTCAAGAATAGACTCTACCCGCACGTCAACGTTGTTTGGCGAATTCCTTTTGCAACACCTTCACCAGCTCACCAAATATGAATATTTTCTTTGGTTGGATCCTGATACAGTTCCTGTTCGTGACTTCTGGCTCACTGAAGTTTTGGGCACTGTGAAACGAGGAGGGCCGTTCCTCGTCAAAGCTTCTCCCTTTTTCGGAGACAAAGATGGGGTCCTTGAAAACATCAATATAATCCAAAAGCGAGAGGGAGATCGGAATCCTAAACCGCTCACTTACCAGACGATGAAAATGAGCGGAGCTGCTCTTTATGGCAGTTGGAATCTACCATTTCTTCGACTCGTGTATGATATAATCAGCTCTATTTCAGGGAAAATACTACAACCTGAGCAAGATACTTTCGAGAACATTTTAACTTGGTTCTGGTTCAACGATGCCTGCACCTTCAAGACTCTTTCGCCCTATCTGGTCTTTGATTTTTTCCTTCTCAACTCTCCTCGTCTGGTCCACCTTAATGACGCACCTCCTGAGACGATCCTTGTGAACAGACCGTTCAAATGCAATAAAGATTCTCGACCTGTTGCGCTAGAGATGCTCTTTGAACGCGAGTGGTTCACATGTCTTGACTCTGTTGACAAGGAAACATTTGATTTCTTGTCAGAGCGGAACTTCAGAACGTCTGGTCTCACTCTCGCTCTCCGACAATCTTGTCTCGCTACTATCGCTAATCGCGAACAGGCGGCATATGATGAGGTGGAAGATCGTCTGGGCGTTCCTTGCAGCACATTTCCACCGGTTGGGCCGAAAAAAAAGGATGAACCAAAATTGTTGGTGACAATTATTTTCTCAGCAAAACAATTCGACAAACTGCTTTACGCGCTCTCACGCATAAGAAATCCTAATTATTGGCCTTGTGGTCGAATTGGAAATAGTTTCGGCTTACTCTTCATCCAGTCCGATCCCGTTGGTCAGTCACTTGAAAAGAAACTTTTTTCACTTCTCAGGCACTTTGCCGGTCCTCTCAAATGTTTCTCTGAAATAAACTTCCAATTCGTTGACATACCTGAGGGAGATGATGGCTACAGATATGGCCCTCCGGAAATGTTCAAAGAAATGATTTTGGGTGTTTTCTCTGACGGTTACGACTATGCTCTACAAATAGAACCGGACGTCTTCCCGATTCGCAAGAACTGGCTTGATCGAACTATGGAAAGTGCCCTGGAAGAGGACTTTTGGGTGAAAGGAAGTGCTGGCCTCTATCCGGACCAAAACGATTTTGAACAGGGTTGCTTACAGACGATTGCCCTGCAAAATGGTAATAACATCGCTGTTGGGCCATTTGGACCTCGAATGCTGCACATCAATGGCAATGCTTTATATTCTCTGGGACATGACTTCCGTAGCGTTGTTCGAGAATTTTTCAGTCAGGCATCCATCGCTCCGTATGGGCTCTGTCCCCGAAACGATAGAATGAAATGCTCGTTACACATGTGTTTTGGATCTTTTGACACCAGCCTAGCCGAATTTCTGTTCTTGAACGCGCAGcacggcgcggggcgtcTGACAAAATATCGCTATACAAATTTTTTTGTGAATGACATTGATCCGTTCATCCCTTTCACCCGCCTGATGAATCTGACAACCTTCATGCACAAACCTTGGAAAGGTTTGAAAGAGATACAAAAGGCTGCATTTGACGATGCCGATATAAAGTTACTAGTCACAGAGCTCGAGAGTTGCGCTGCCGACGGTTGCCGTGGCTTCTCGAAGGAGCAACAAACTTTTTTCAGTAACGAACAGTTGCAGTGAGTATGAGATACTCTGGAGACAAGGCGGGCCTGTAGTTTGGTCATGACCCTGAGCGAGATACTCTGGAGACACGGCGGGCCTGTAGTTTGGCCATGACCCTGAGCGAGATACTCTGGAGACACGGCGGGCATGTAGTTTGGCCATGACCCTGAGCGAGATACTCTGGAGACAAGGCGGGCCTGTAGTTTGGCCATGACCCTGAGCGAGATACTCTGGAGACACGGCGGGCATGTAGTTTGGCCATGACCCTGAGCGAGATACTCTGGAGACAAGGCGGGCCTGTAGTTTGGCCATGACCCTGAGCGAGATACTCTGGAGACACGGCGGGCATGTAGTTTGGCCATGACCCTGAGCGAGATACTCTGGAGACAAGGCGGGCCTGTAGTTTGGCCATGACCCTGAGCACTTGCTAATAAAGGGTTCCCCGTGCTTCAATAGCTGTAGATCACGAGGTGTTGGATTTCTTGTGCGCGTTCTCTGCAGTATCGTGTCGTTCTGCGCCCAAGCTCTTCAGTAGGGTTACATCGTGTAGTTCCTTGACGTGCTTTGTGGGACCGCGTGGAGTCTCGCGCCCATAATATGTTCAATCGAAATGTGGGATATGATGACGGTGGCGTAACAGCGGAGGCCACCGGCGCAGATTTCGGGAGGTACACTTCGTATTAATTTCGCAACCTTTTATTTTGGTTTCCATTTTGACTCTCCAATCCTTGGCGTTCTTAGGGATTACGTCCCACGTTACTCTCCGGCTGTTGTGCCTCCCGATCATGTGCTTATACACCGCGCGGCTGAAGAACGAGCCCATGTTCCCGATGAACACCTGCCCGTGAGCGAGAAAATCCAGCGCTTCCAGCGCAAccctccgtctcctccttGACGATGTCGTCCATGTTCTCTATCCATCCCTTCCCATGCTTTAGCTTGGAGCGGGCCGTGTCAAGCCGTGCGGTGCGatgcgcgcccgcgtccctgGTTCCAGTCACATGTTATTGTCCGCTCCTCTTCCTCCACCCTGTCGCAAGCGTCTCCCATGCGCTTGTGAATAGACATGAACACCGGGTTCTTCGTGTCCCGCGGCAGGTTGACGTTGGACACCACATCGTTTAAACAGCCATTTCTGAAATCGCGCGCGAACACGCGTTGAGCGGCAGCGCCCACCGAAACATCCAGTCGTGCAATAGCTTGGACAGGTACTGCGATTTACCCTCGTTGCGTTGCAACTTGTCGAAGATGCCTGCCCTTTTTCTCCAGATTTCTCGCGggacggcgaacgcgcccaTGTCTGCGGCGTCCCTCGAAGGGTCCGTGCTGCCGAACATGCAGtcccacgcgtcgtcggtggcgcaCTCGAGCTTTCGGCCCCATCGCTCGCTCTTCGGGGTCACCTTTATGGCCCTTGGCGGCGGTTCGTGGGCTTCGGCACTAGCAGCTATCTACTCTACTACGAAGGTAGCTAGCTGCTGGCATACTCTACCTAGCTAGATAGGCACTTATCCTGCAGCACCGACGACACCAATAAGGGCGATCCCAACAAATTGCACACGCATGTGGCAACCGTCAATGCACTTTCTCCTCAATTGGTAATGACGAGCACATGTgcacgacgagggcgacaaGAGTGAATATACTCGCGTAGAATGTGCCTTGAGAGTTTCGTGTGTGTTCCGAAGGCCCAACAATTTTACAACAACAATCTCATCTGTGAGGGAGCTGCATGATACGGAGCAATCTTCCTGCTTCTCAACGGAAAACAAAATTTCGACGTCAGTAGGCGCGATAATCATCATCTGCAATACGGATGGATAGTTTTTATCCGAAGGCTCTGCCAAGCAAAAAGCATCACGATCCCAGCTATGGGCGATTGCACTTGGTGAATTAGGATCTGGATTTTCATGGTCGTCGGATACAGCCTCGAGCATGACTAATTTCTTGTCCATTCCAACCAATGCAGTGAAGACAGGGTGCGTTGGCTTGGCACGCTCCAGTTGCATTATTGGCGTATCAAAGCAAAAATAATTCAATGTTTTGATGCCCAAGTGACAAAAGGAAACCTGATTGTTCACCCTCGCACCGATGAGGCCAATCATCACACCGTTCAAGGTTGACACAGCCGAATGATACTTTTCTTCCTGCCCTCGACACTTGTGTACACACTTGTAGTAATCTAGCAAATCACATCGACCTCCTAGAGTTTTTGTAGTGATAGCATCTCCTAAACAGTTCACGTCCCCAATTAAACTCCACGAGAATGAACTGTGGTTCTCAGGCACGCTCAGACACTCCCACCAATAGTCCGAGTCAACCAAGCAAGAAGAAAATCTGCCGTTGTTGTCCTCATTGCAACCGCCACAGGCAGTACAGCAACTTTCATCGTTTGTCTGTTGCACGAAAACATTACCAGATACGCCTGGTAATGGACTATCACTCGAGTTACTAAAAGTGAGCTCATAAATTCCGGGATACCTCCATCCATGCCCGCCCATCGATCGAAGGTGGTACCGCAGATTTAATCGAACGGCTAAGTACAAGGAATTGTTGTGTTCAAATAGCGAACCGATGTTCTCGCCTCCAGCATCCTCGAAGCCATCCGTTACTAACCTTGTAAAAGTATTGTTCACTTCTCCTTTGAATATTCCAACACCATACTGCCCTTGGTGAACCGCTGCGTACAAACCTTGAGCAGTGCGCAGGAAATGACCGCTAGGCCACAAGTGAGATGGCCACATTTCCTTGCTAAATTTCGAAGAGGATGATACGAGATGTCGCAGCTCGGCGCCATGGATAAGTTTATTTTCATGGATGATAAGCTCGACAGGAAGGTGTTCTCCACGCATGTACCAGAGCGTAGCCGCGACAGCTGTACCGTTCAAGTATGTCAAAGATGGTTGCGACATTGTACGCGAGCCAGCCTTTGGAAAGTGAAATATCTCTGTCTTTGCCGACCGGACAAATTTGTAAGCTATGTTCTGATTTCCTACGGTTGGCAAGTGCAGAAAACATGCTGGCAAAACTTGCTCCCTCAATTCAACATGGGAACTGTCCTGCTCGTTCGGTTGCCTAATGCGACGCCTGCTCGGAAACAGTCGTTTCAAATACTGGCAAGCACTGCGGTTGTGACTCCCAATAATGTAAACACACTCTGCGCTCGTCGATACAACATCATGGTTAGATGCGGTTGTGTAGCGTAGTGTGTCTGATGTGTGCGCACGAGTTCTCTCCATTATGAACAAGAAAAACAATAGGCACAAGGATGCGCGTACCTTCGCGTATCTTTTAGAGTACGAATACTCAAGAATTCTAGTAATACTCTCCGCCTGTGCCTCATAGATGTAAGATGCAAATAGAACAAGTGCGAGCCCGATGGCATGTGAAGTGGTGAAGGTGTCCCCAAAAAGGACACAAGCGAGTAACCGCGATACGCACATGCTGGCGCCCGACAGGAAAAGTTTCAAGATATTGTCCGCGTACTTCATCACGAGCGAAGTCAACAGTCCAACTCCGGTCAACGTAACAACAGAACTCCATGCCCCTACATCTGCAATGTCTGGTAATCCACTGGAAAACCCAGCAAAGAAATTAGCGCCGTGGGTCAGGCCAATAAAAAACATATTCGCGAGAGTGCTATGAAAATACAGTTGCATATTTTGCAAGTTGATGCTCTGGGGCGAAGATTTAAGCATATACTCAGACCAGACGGCAGCGAATGCCGATAGAAGGGCGCTTAAAAATGTGAGTAAATATGCGTGGGTAGGTCCAGCCAGCGCAATACCATCATGGAAGTCAAGCAAACTAATAACTGttccgacgccgagcagTAGCACGCCATATAATTGAGTCCGAGACAGTCTTTTCCCTAACATCAGCCACATTAACGTCGCGGTGGTTGGAATCTTGATAGTACTCAACATAACATACGTGCCGAGTTCCATTTTCCGCAAAATAATATACGGGACATTGTTGCAAAACGTGTATAATATGCCGGGAACTGCGAAAAGAAAAAAGTTCGACACCGAGACCGCGTCGAGGCAAGTGTTTTCCCCAACAATTCCGAACCGCTTTTCGCCAAATAAAAATATTGCGGAGATTATTAACTTTGATAGTTCGACAAAGAGAACCAGAATTTGAGGGTTTGGCTGCTTTAGACCGGAGCGCACGGAGTGCTTTATGGAAACTGCGTTTGCGCAGGTACAGAAAACAAGAAGTGCACAGCTCAAGCGCATCCCAACGCTCATGTGCGCGAATGAAACCTTCATTATCGATGCATGTTTGATATAATTGATGGACGTCAGAAACTGAACGACGGAGGGGCAGGCAGCGGTACATTCAGTTATTATTTTATTATTTAGTTTATTATTCATTATTACCTTGCTTCGTACGATCGAAGGTACGTACCTTATTATTACTTGCTGGTACatacgtacgtacgtacataataataataataatatgcATGTACGTACCTTATTATATTTATTTATTTAATATCAATAATAATATTACTTAATAGTTATTCGGCTAGCTAGCCGAACGAAGGCTAATAAGCCGATCTTATTATTACACGACCCCAACTTACCAAATAaaatgtaacaatcac containing:
- a CDS encoding Drug/Metabolite transporter superfamily (UDP-glucuronate/UDP-galactose), which encodes ENRSRNMEALLALLALVIQNTALVILLKLSFRDGAEPYDPSTVVLNVEIVKLFVCSLTLWRHSADLLLRAFGEIPGQHLLLVPSVLYVLQNNLLFWGAQRLSPIVYIVCSQMKIFTTALVSRILLGTTLSTTQYWSLVFLVIGIIIVQGEGLKKRDQSVGPGFDSFVGVAAVLLASLTSGTAGVVLEKVYKAGQRNSNGSGSAVWARNIQLSIVSLPFAFVGTLFQDARSGQFWTGYDSVVVSVILLQAIGGIIIGFVLKYANNVSKCLAISVSICCCAVYSVARRDVQLTASLVLGLLIVSVSVFAYSLSPSGDETREQETQIGQPLKVFGRSSAPLK
- a CDS encoding predicted protein encodes the protein MDSRQSQVYPGYSLHTIVKFLFAKELDRLVENVSNKSTRLVDANTHKIYSAVHCG
- a CDS encoding predicted protein; the protein is GRNGHHVKNTTSFGNPSRQQNYRQSHIYHPLGTTTPSISFLNWMLHRGTSNNLVHHRSEDASTQHASKQAAAEPPTAVLMTSVSPTASAAPATAVLPKNAVPPTATVLPNAADGVLPAFIGNETLRFSTVNRGCPQLGGLDVPHEKHCRLQHKPCAPHMRHIHQYNSFYWKYVYENDQGGEGNCQWDAQYGYGRKIVVTYAEGSSRWQLAQRLKESCGNFGIDTFIIHNRQTTKEAGIAFLEDWMDKFPTGIGNWVWKPFLLRFELDRAGPNDVLFWVDSDSVFIQDPTNYFCAAKARSVIIFENGIMDVETTKRDTMISLGGDTLDFAYTNTAVAGYMLVSNDHFGRQFLDIWSSAAVPTAWVRTQAPSTLGTDYFEFSGNPIPYNHQSDQSVVSIVAKLMGLKTYASPTPDTWGLLPEVVLRNRKQAGLPMHDVIRHNHGCDFGLPFWNSELNSTCSYDQWLQAKGI
- a CDS encoding predicted protein produces the protein MGAFAVPREIWRKRAGIFDKLQRNEGKSQYLSKLLHDWMFRWALPLNACSRAISEMAV
- a CDS encoding Drug/Metabolite transporter superfamily (UDP-glucuronate/UDP-galactose); this translates as MRLSCALLVFCTCANAVSIKHSVRSGLKQPNPQILVLFVELSKLIISAIFLFGEKRFGIVGENTCLDAVSVSNFFLFAVPGILYTFCNNVPYIILRKMELGTYVMLSTIKIPTTATLMWLMLGKRLSRTQLYGVLLLGVGTVISLLDFHDGIALAGPTHAYLLTFLSALLSAFAAVWSEYMLKSSPQSINLQNMQLYFHSTLANMFFIGLTHGANFFAGFSSGLPDIADVGAWSSVVTLTGVGLLTSLVMKYADNILKLFLSGASMCVSRLLACVLFGDTFTTSHAIGLALVLFASYIY